CCATCTCCGTGAGTCGATTAAGGTATGTAGCGGGCGGAGTGTGATCATAAGCTCCCTTCAAGTCCAAATTCAGAGCGACAGCATGTTGATTCAAAAGTTTTGCACTGTGCGCCTCACGAGCGATGAGTGCAATTGCATCTTCGGCAGACAGATTTTTGCGGAAGCCAAATTGTGAAGGAGATGCGAGGCCATCAATGACCCAATTCAGACGATTCAAGACAATACGATCGAAAAGGCGCATGAGCGCAGATGTCAAAGCAATCGGTCTGTAACTGGCAGGATCAGAAGGATCCAAACCAGCTTTCAGGGTAGGCACAATTCGCGAAATCTTCCAACACTTTGGCACATTGCCCGACATCCAGATGTCGTTGAAAAGTCGCAATGTTGCTGCTTGAAGTGCCAAGCCggcttttttaatttggataaaataaatgttgtcgGGCCCCGGGGCTGAATCTAAATTTACTTCGCGCAAAGCATTCGTCAACTCACCAATGGAAAATAAGTCGTTGTAAGCTGACTCATCTTCCTCGTTCGACGGTAAAAGTTGGATATTTACAGGAGGAGGCTTTGAAGAAATTGACGCAAAATGATCGACGAGGGCATTGGCAACTTGAACTTGATCTTCGACAATACTACCGTTAATATTTAACACAATATCCCGACGAACATTCCGTGGAACGTGTTCACCGCGCATTCTACGCAACTCATTCCAAGTCTCACGAATATCCGTACGAAAATCGATCCCTTCGACAACTCCCttccaataattttccattgcTACTTGACACGCGTTTCTGAAAATTGCCCTCGTTCTACGGTACGCTATCCCGTTCGCGACACTTTTTGTACGACGAAAACGACGCGCGGCACTTCTTGCAGCATTCCGCATTGTCCGCAAACCGCCATGCCACCATGGAACCGAATCATCTCGAAGAATGCCGTCCGAAAAACACTTCCTTGGTATACTCTGAATGGAAGAGTCACGCAAAAACGATACAAGATCGTCCATTGTGTTTACCGCGGAAGCAATAGCGACATCATCATTCGTCAAGTCGTAGAAGAGATCCCAATTGGCCCTTTCCCAATCAAATACATCTCGATGTTCCGtaacagaagaagaagaagaagaagttggAGATGAAGAGGAAGCATTTGTAGAAGAAGACGAAGTAGAAGAAGGATTTCTCCTACTTCTTGAAGCTTCTATTGTTTCGAGCCACATAGGATTGCGGAACGAAATAAGAATGGGAAAATGATCGCTGCCCATAGTGTCATCGTGTACGTACCAATCGATGTCAAGACCAATTTCGCAAGAAGCAAGAGTGACGTCGGGGCACGTCATGTGACCTGTGTGTGCATTGAGACGCGTACAAGAGCCCGTATTGAGTACAAGAGATCGTGTGTCTACCAGAAGCTCTTCAATCATGCGACCCCGTACGTCGGTTTCGTTCGATCCCCACATCAAACTGCGCGCATTCATGTCTGCCATTATAAGAAATGGACGAGGCAACTGGTTTATCCACGATATCAAAGTTGTGTTGCTTTCGATTGTTAGATTTTGATCCCAGTATAGAGAAACGACAGTAAGTTGCTGCTTATTACCGATTCTCATGCGGGCGCTAACAGCATCGAAAAAATCTCCCACACGAATTCGCGAAACAAAGTTCGATTCCCTGATCAGCAAAGCAGAGCCTCCAAGAGGTCTACCTCGAGAATTGTATCGTGTGGGATTTTTGACAACCACGTACCCAGTAGGCCAATGGAAACGACCGGGGATTTCGTCATTTTCCAAAGTTTCCTGTAACGCTACCACTAACGGCTGATGTTCAGcacaaaattgaagaaatgcaGGACGTTTCACAATCGAATTCGCATTATATTGAATAGCAAAAGGCTTTGAAAAAATACCTTTGTAAGTCATCATAATACGAATTCAATTGGAGACGTCGAGTGGAACAGTGAGGAGATACTTCTTgttattaatgaattattatataaaaatgcgaatttttcaaagtgaAACGATTGTTTGTGGTTTTGGTAGCGATTTTTAATTGTGTTGATGTTGTTTCGAGATTCTTCATATATTTGTACCAGtggcaaaagtttaaaaagtaatGAGAGAAAGCGAATGCAAAgagtgaaaatgaaaattaataataaaaagtagtaGTGATAAGAATAatgtaatgataataataataataatacgaaaacaaaaatgatgCTTAGAGTGTCGTCcgttaaaaaatgtaacttgGAGTCAGGGagcaattttaatagaaagtaAACGAGCATATATAGAAGATTTTGACTCACTGCTTTATATATCATCAGTTTCCATGTCGTCATTTGTTCCGGTCggtttttcttgttcttgaTAATAAACCCCTTGTTCAGTTGCATAAAAACAGTGTCCTTTTGCCGtattgttaattttcttaacGACTTGAGGTATATCATGAAAAAACTCTATTAGCTTTTGAGGGGCGACCATTGGGTAATTTtgcacattttgttttttaaagaacggaaccgtttttgaacttttgtatTTCGATAGCAAACTTTTCCACATTTCTTGTGTCTTGTCTGACTCCATaactgctgttgttgttgctaaagaagaaaaagaacaaagagaaaaacaaatattattatttttatctagatcttattgatgaaaatttaagaaataatcgATATCATGAGAAAATTCTTTTGCTTCATTGTACTTGTAACGGCAGATATACTCATTATTcaagatattttaaatatgtaaaaaaaaattgatttataagggtgcaattaaaaacaaaaactttcgtattttattatatttattttttttttcctatttttaaaataagacaaaactattttcaaaattttttttttttttttgataagatttttttcatacaaagtcattttcttcaaaagtatatatttatttatttattaatgtacttgtttaatttatctaaatataaaaatcggGAGCATCTGGTAAgcctattttattttgacgtctcaacgataaataaaaacaaaagaattttctttaaaaatatttaattctctAATGAAATATATTATTACTAGATACAAAATTAGCAATGGAATTCGTCTTTGTTTTTGAACCGTCTCACACCTTTAATTTTGTGAGTAAAACGTTAGATCAGCTATTGGTatatttttgtgatgaaaCTAAGCGAAATTCTGCAAACATAACAAAAGGATTGATtcagatgtcaaaattgtgggaaaaaaaagttacattggTAACAGAGTTTCACGAGAAGAGCAAGATTTTGGTTCGTGTTATTCGATTATTCTATTTTATGACTCCAAAATGGGACCAAATTTGGTAAGTTAtctgataaataataaatgtcatCAACTTTTCCTTAAAGACGttcttcctttttatttttagcgaaCAACCGTTGCAGAGTATCTGCACGAAATACATTCCAGAAACATTTGATTTGCTACCTCGCAATCAACTAGACTATGAAGAAGTGCTTTGTGCAGTGCAAAACAGTAAGAAAATcaaagatatttttgactaaaagtttaatgaattaatagtTTAGTTAacataatagtaataatggaAGAATTCCAAATCCAATTCAAAggatttttgcataatttttgtttcaagcttaaaaatcatcatataGACCAATCCAAAGATATTTGctataacttttgttcaatttgaagCTTAAGAATGATCAAATAGactttcaagataaaaattacgttttttcaTATCTGTCAATTTCCAAGCTTAAAAACCATCCAAAGgcaattttcataacttttgttcaatttcaaatttaggAAAACAAACTTTAAAACTTTCGAATcctaatgtaaaaaatttattttttagttttactaCAACTTACGAGCCTCTGTTCTATTGATGATTTGCCGCAGAAGTATCAATCAACTTTAGTAACATTGATTTTGGAACATGGCATTGATCATAAGTATTTTCTACAGACATGTCCGAATCAGTGGATGGAAGATTTGGTAGATTTCATGtgtattcaacaaaaaattactgtaAAGAAGGTGTCAGAAGATCCAAATGACTGTGAAACACAAGAATGGCTGAGGTTGTTGAAcacaaaattgattgatttgtcAAAAGCATTCCCGCATCATACTTTTCGTGGCACAAAGTTCATAATGCAAGCTCTTGTTTTCGCATATAGTATGATGAATTGTGGCtataataatcaaataataCAAACAAATGCGGTTACTCCTTGCCTTGCAGTACTCGAACAAATATATCTAAATAAGGAACTTGTCATCGTAAGTATATCTCATCTAATaccaatatttgaataaaaacattaatttttttattttgtttttgcagTGTATTTTTGATATAACAGAAGAGCCTCCATCAACAATAGTCCCATTATTGACCGAAatagtgaatattttttcaagaccaTCATCAAAATTAGCAATACAAAATTTCTCTGAAGTTAACatatttgaaatactattcGATGCAATAATCAATCTAAAGACGGATAATTCTTCAACACTTTTACAGCTCGCGCAATGTCTTGCTCTATACACTTTGAATGAAATCGgctttcaaaaatcaatttctcgACTTCTCAAGGCATTGAtgagtgaaaatttatgtgaagCATATTGGAGTTTAAATGTGTGGATATTAATTGCAAGAATTTGTTCTGAAGAGAACTGTTACATATATTTTGAAGAGTTTGCGCAAATGTTCGTTGATTGTAAAAATGagcaacaaaagttttttctcgGTAAGACCATGAAAGCATTTTTTGAGTGCCTTAAAAGCAACACGAAggcaaaaatacaagaaaaatatccCCCGGAATTAAATATAAGTATATGGACTCAAATAGGAATGCACAACATAAGCGAGCCTCAgatcattgaaaaattattcactttaacagaaaatacgatgactgaatttttagaaaatggcaatagagaaatttatgaaaaaatgtgtcTCTTGCTAAAACTTTGCTCGACTAATTCAACATTTAATCCGGAAAATAGTCTCTTCGCTATGTTAAAGGACATCACAGAGTTTCTAATTGCAAACTCAATGTATCTGAGTGTTTTCGATCAAttgataaattcaataatgCAAATTTGTATCGTctacattaataaaatttgtgatatTACTATCTGTAATGTCTtaacaataattaaagaaaatcattACAATTCCGATTTATCCAAGAAGTTCATTCAAAGATTATTGTCAACGGGTCAAACATTGGATGAAACATTGTCTGAAGATTTAAAGTGCTTGTTACTTCAAATTACAAAAGATTCTGAAATAACAGATAtagaaagaaaattacttgaaattgGATATAATGTAGAATCGTTTCAACATATTTGCCATCATGTTAATTTCGATGAAGATGATAACTCAAATGCTGAAGAAGAAATCGACGAAGATGAAGGAGAAGAAATATGTAGTCCCAAAACTAAGAagcgaaaaattgaattggaaATCGAGGCCTTTAAAATGTTCTTTAACTTgaacataaaataacaaatagtggattgttatttaaataataaaaaaaatttatagtaaaaataagggagactaagaaaaaaaaataatgaataagtTCAACAACTAACCTCCTTGAgaatccttttttaattttttactctgGTGAGTAGTTGAAATACTCAAGTTTGATCCCGACCCTGATCCTGCTCCTGCTTCTGCTCCTGCTCCTGATTCTGATTCTTCTCCTGATCCTTTAGTGCGCTCAAAACGGTTTTTCAGCTTATTTACCTAttaaatgagagaaaatttatgagtaacaacaataataataataattaggaATTATTTCTTACGCGTGTCTtgatttctatattttttttttgcgcttcaACGTAACGATTATACTCTTCATCATACTTTGCAGTCTCCTCTTCAAGCTGGACACGTAGACGTTCTATTTCTAAGCGATCTTTAATCGTACCATCGATGCGTTGTTGAATTGCTGCAGCGTTGTttccgttgttgttgttgttgttgatgcctTTGTTGCATGAAGTTCCGCtacacaattaaaaaaagaaaccaaataattaataattaattatgataattCAAAGATtatacgaaagaaaaaaaaaatgcataatttaattgaaaataataataataattaataattatagcAAGACAAATAActcgagagaaaaattttccaataccGTTATGAAGACACTCACCATTGTTTAATCGAATCCGCGAAAGTCGTGCCTGATTGCAATGCCGACATTGCTGCTACTCGAGCTTCCTTATAGGTAAGGTTGCGGTCGACCTTGATGCGGACAACAAGTTCTTCGTGGAGGCGAGCGGGGCATTTCGCGTTGTTTGGTATGTGTTTGTTGTTGGGCGGGCCGCAGTTCGGGCATACAGCATCGTCGCAAACATGATCGTTTAGGACCAGTTTGTTGGCTGCTTTAGACGCAGTTTCGTTTTTCCCCAcgttttttccacattttcgaCAACGGAACattgttttgtcattttttgggcAATTTCTTGCTGAATGGCGAAACGAAAGGCATGACACGCATGATCTGGGAAACGGATAGAACGGCATTACGTCATACTCGCAAAAGAGATACTTGAAGTGCGTCGGGCGGATGGGGCTCTCAAATACCAATTTGTATTTGGCCATTGGCACGCGGGTCTGAGTCTTCGGATCATAGCGCGTCATGCGCTCAATGCTTTTGACCACGCCTTTTGTTGcctctataattttttcaaattaattaattattaatttttttttttttattttttttttacagaaaccAAATTGCCATACATGAACCATGAGCATGTTAGTAGAACACACACTGAACGTGAAGCTAAGCGGAAAAATTGCCTTGTAGGACCACAGTTGGagaagaaaattgagaaaataactaatttctttttttttgtttgttttagaaaaagaaaaatcatgttttgAATCGTGAGAATTCAATGCTGAGTGAGAAAATTGCCGTAAAGAAGCAATGTTATGGGaggaaattgagaaaattggtTGTTTTTTACACATacattgaagaagaagaacgacATCACCATCAATCAGGACGAAGATAACGACAATGGCGACCTATTGTTGTAGATActtttttggataaatttttttttttttttaagaataactcaagtctttcaaaaaaattgtgtaatttttaGCAATCAATTGAATATGGTTTTGTGTATAagatgtcttttttttaattttaattttaatgcttaCACCAACAATGTATTTCACACATGAgaaaagaaaacataaaagaaaatttcccaacatatattttatgtatttattatcaattaagtaataaaaatcattaattaatataacaataaaacaaaaaatatttttacatcatgatatattaatattaataataataataataataataataataataataataataataataataataataataataataataataacattatatattttatgtatttattaattaagtgAATCATCAATTAATAGCAATAAAAGATAAACAAGTACAggtacaaaaacatttttacatcaagaaatattttatttatttttatttatttatcaagtaaataactaataataataaaaaaataactctttACAGATTTATCAACAGGAACAGCAAAGTTAACATTaagtttataataaaaaagacgaagagacgtaaatttttacctaaGAACTCCTGAGCGGTTACCGCCTCCAACTCCGGAGCAATGATGATGCCTTCCGAGTAGTTGATGTGGTTTGCGGGCTTGACCTCCACTGGCAGGACAATGTTGCCGACCTTAATCTCCTGCAATGCTTCCAGAAACTGTTGTTCATTGGAacctgttgaaaaaaataaaatattgttaataatatgataaaaaaaaataagaaattataattgagtaaaaaaatattctgccccaaaaataatattgtagAGAAAAGAAGTAATGAAGAAAGTAATattcacaataataataataataatacatgcAGTATCGTGAGGAAATTCTTGAATTTGGGAGATTCTAGTTTAAGTTGAAGCTtctatttttcgcaaaatttgattttattagtttgaaaattattataatgattgatttaatttaagtctTGTTCTAATATGAACCGACACTGtacaaatatatttaagaaaattatgtaTGAACCTTGAAAGAAGAGAAATaaagagaaataataataataatatgagcagtatttcattttaatacttACTTTTTTGTACCACAACATACAGCCCATTGCGGTTGGACTCTATGTGCAGTGCACGGCCAaagattttcttcaattctcCCATtggaattttgaaaatcgacTCTTCATTCTTGCCATGAACCGAATACGCCATGGCGTCCTTCGAGTTGCGGACAATCTTCTCAATGGTAGTCATctgtaatagaaaaaaaaatcatgaaattaatttgctGTGTAATTTAGTAGTAAAAACtagtagtagtagtagtagtaATAAGTTCCTTTGTTATAAAATGCATGCCTGTGATTCTTTATGCACGTGTctattatatgtttttttacgtttttccgAGCCAGGAAAATTCTTTCGTTGGATTTGAAAATGTGTGTATTGTTAAtgacaaaatatcaaaaaatatttggcacAAAATAGTagaattttaatgacaaaatgtatgttttttaataaaataaaataaaaattttaacatgtgCTCTTTTGAGGCACAactttatgttttaatttgcACTTTTGTTATGTTTTGTCACTTACCTTCGatgttttttcaatgaatattcaaaaatgaataatgaattttaatttcaaaaattaatttgggggtttttcaaaggaaaaattaaattttttaattttcacgatGTGGGTGACTGTAAGCGAAATTACAatcaaagattttaaatttgagacgAATGTAATAGATTAAAAACCCcaatgaaaaactttcaaaatttatatgaggAGGTACTCGAAACAGATGAGCTTCCGTTATTATCTTATTATCAATTTAGTTactgataataaaaatgacgaCCTtcttaccaaaaataaaatttggactCCGCGACATCGATGCCATTTTGAATGGCGGGATACCCTTGTCCGGCATCACGGAGTTCTTTGGCGAATCAGGAAGTGGAAAAACTCAGATTGCTTTTCATCTTGCTCTCGTCACCTTGCTACCCTTGGAGATGGGGGGAGTTGGTTTGAAATCGGTGTACATTTCGACGGGACCTTGCATTACCACAAACCGCCTACTCCAAATGGCCCGACGTGTGTCCCAAAATTTGTCGTTAAACGTTCCTGGTGAGGCATTGTTGGACCACATTTTAGTCAAGCGAGTTATGTCATATGTaagtttatcatcatcatcatcatcattaacttATATGTATAGCacatttgtaaatatttacgtgttttcttttttttttcttgtgtctgTCATCTTTCATCAGGAATACTTCcatcaaacaattttaaaggaCCTGGTTCGGCTGGTAAAGGTAAAGGACATTGGCAGCATCATCATCGATTCTGTTGGTGCAATTTATCGGACAGAAACGGACTATCAGAAGAGACATCGGGATATGAAGGAGGTAATCGATACATTGAAAAAGCTCTCGTATCATCACAACATTGCAATCGTAACGATCAATGAAGTGTCTGCTGCCGCCAATGCATCCAATGGTACCGCGAAAGGATCTGTGTTGCCTGCTTTGGGTCCTTTTTGGTCCACATCAATGACGTCCCAGATTCAGGTCTCGAAATCAGGCTTCGAGATCGTTGATGGAAAGTGTAGgactttaagaaaaatgaaagtGATCAAAGgaccaaattttaaagtagGCGAAGAagctaaattttatgtaaattaagtTCAGTTTAGGCTTTTGAGTTTTCCCGTTAAGGGCTTCAATTAAAGACGACTTAAATTGAGTAACCCATTTAACATTTAACCTTTTTGATATCTGAATgatacatatttaatttttttccttacatGTAAAATCTTACAGCATTATAACAAAATAgttcatgttattttttgatatactcTAATCGAAAAAAGTCAATGTTATGGGAAAAATAGAGAATCAA
This window of the Culicoides brevitarsis isolate CSIRO-B50_1 unplaced genomic scaffold, AGI_CSIRO_Cbre_v1 contig_50, whole genome shotgun sequence genome carries:
- the LOC134836515 gene encoding uncharacterized protein LOC134836515: MRLRYLFDLVQDFSQENLHDTKLAMEFVFVFEPSHTFNFVSKTLDQLLVYFCDETKRNSANITKGLIQMSKLWEKKVTLVTEFHEKSKILVRVIRLFYFMTPKWDQICEQPLQSICTKYIPETFDLLPRNQLDYEEVLCAVQNILLQLTSLCSIDDLPQKYQSTLVTLILEHGIDHKYFLQTCPNQWMEDLVDFMCIQQKITVKKVSEDPNDCETQEWLRLLNTKLIDLSKAFPHHTFRGTKFIMQALVFAYSMMNCGYNNQIIQTNAVTPCLAVLEQIYLNKELVICIFDITEEPPSTIVPLLTEIVNIFSRPSSKLAIQNFSEVNIFEILFDAIINLKTDNSSTLLQLAQCLALYTLNEIGFQKSISRLLKALMSENLCEAYWSLNVWILIARICSEENCYIYFEEFAQMFVDCKNEQQKFFLGKTMKAFFECLKSNTKAKIQEKYPPELNISIWTQIGMHNISEPQIIEKLFTLTENTMTEFLENGNREIYEKMCLLLKLCSTNSTFNPENSLFAMLKDITEFLIANSMYLSVFDQLINSIMQICIVYINKICDITICNVLTIIKENHYNSDLSKKFIQRLLSTGQTLDETLSEDLKCLLLQITKDSEITDIERKLLEIGYNVESFQHICHHVNFDEDDNSNAEEEIDEDEGEEICSPKTKKRKIELEIEAFKMFFNLNIK
- the LOC134836514 gene encoding DNA repair protein XRCC3-like encodes the protein MTTFLPKIKFGLRDIDAILNGGIPLSGITEFFGESGSGKTQIAFHLALVTLLPLEMGGVGLKSVYISTGPCITTNRLLQMARRVSQNLSLNVPGEALLDHILVKRVMSYEYFHQTILKDLVRLVKVKDIGSIIIDSVGAIYRTETDYQKRHRDMKEVIDTLKKLSYHHNIAIVTINEVSAAANASNGTAKGSVLPALGPFWSTSMTSQIQVSKSGFEIVDGKCRTLRKMKVIKGPNFKVGEEAKFYVN